One Heptranchias perlo isolate sHepPer1 chromosome 2, sHepPer1.hap1, whole genome shotgun sequence DNA segment encodes these proteins:
- the malsu1 gene encoding mitochondrial assembly of ribosomal large subunit protein 1, whose product MRKMIPTLVGLARCVARSGRRAAATPGRRALLCPDPRARRARGGYGTELRIHGARECSNLSTDNVREHLERSATGEQGSIYQPVFNIDVLVALLRQENAMDICVIKLPVEIKYSDYFIIVSGTSARHLQAMAQYAVKVHKHLKRGQNPYVHVEGKDADDWKCIDFGNIVVHFMLPETREVYELEKLWTLRSHDDQFAEIPPEILPTDFVYGPTNDVEQKKSDFIKGLF is encoded by the exons ATGAGGAAAATGATCCCAACTCTCGTTGGGCTCGCTCGTTGTGTTGCACGGAGCGGGCGGCGGGCGGCTGCAACCCCCGGGCGGCGGGCGTTGCTCTGCCCAGATCCCCGGGCTCGGCGAGCGCGAGGCGGCTATGGGACCGAGCTGAGGATCCACGGTGCCCGGGAGTGCAGCAACCTCAGCACCGACAACGTCCGTGAGCATTTGGAGAGGAGCGCGACCGGGGAGCAGG GTTCTATTTACCAGCCAGTGTTCAACATTGATGTTTTGGTGGCTTTGTTGCGCCAGGAGAATGCCATGGATATATGCGTTATTAAACTGCCCGTGGAAATAAAGTACAGCGATTATTTTATCATTGTGAGTGGAACTTCTGCAAGGCATTTACAAGCCATGGCACAATATGCAGTCAAAGTG CATAAACACTTAAAGAGAGGACAGAATCCTTATGTCCATGTTGAAGGGAAAGATGCAGATGATTGGAAGTGCATAGATTTTG GGAATATTGTAGTACATTTCATGCTACCTGAAACAAGGGAAGTCTATGAACTGGAGAAACTCTGGACCTTGCGTTCCCACGATGATCAGTTTGCTGAGATACCCCCAGAAATTCTTCCAACAGATTTTGTATATGGACCAACCAACGATGTAGAGCAAAAAAAGAGCGATTTCATTAAAGGACTATTTTGA